A genomic region of Arachis stenosperma cultivar V10309 chromosome 9, arast.V10309.gnm1.PFL2, whole genome shotgun sequence contains the following coding sequences:
- the LOC130948343 gene encoding FBD-associated F-box protein At2g26860-like, with protein MDMISDMPDCILLHILSFLPTKTAFLTTVLSRRWTHLCHHLQHLHFDQNQFRNHNTWSDFSAKKRFLAIVNWILSRHNPPPIRTFRLTCDLNRQSDEYTAEWFIRKVLGPNLGELNLQLSSICCSDPKVAIPNSVFSCTSLVTLRLIGGHIRIPSPSAPSCRYHLPSLKTLELSNVEISVGILEEILSHCTALETLILGYVRQTLVKVQLSICCPSLKSLHFQSFYGDDLRLLVIDTPSLKRLDIPVELWLHEIRVRNLHNVEEARINITKQSFVLEFLVELCRIRILELGSSVFDCLPEVPPHRIPEFTCLHTLELTVMWCLDTRYIMNMLQKCPMLKLLAIVFSISLPIMDPDPSPKWEHPVKVPTCLASHLQVIKIKRYFESRDDRDFFAYVLQHGLVLESLDLQVDHTRSKRFPEELSLLPRSSKACQINFCWISY; from the exons ATGGACATGATCAGCGACATGCCGGATTGCATACTCTTACAcatcctctccttcctcccTACCAAAACCGCCTTTCTCACCACCGTCCTCTCTCGCCGCTGGACTCACCTCTGCCACCACCTCCAACACCTCCACTTCGACCAAAACCAATTTCGAAACCACAATACTTGGTCAGATTTCAGTGCAAAAAAACGATTTCTCGCCATTGTTAATTGGATTCTCTCCCGCCACAATCCGCCGCCAATTCGAACCTTTCGTCTCACCTGTGACCTAAATCGTCAATCCGATGAATACACTGCGGAGTGGTTCATTAGAAAGGTTTTAGGGCCAAACCTCGGGGAATTGAACCTCCAACTCTCCTCCATCTGTTGCTCCGATCCCAAAGTCGCTATTCCCAACAGCGTTTTCAGCTGCACTTCCCTCGTGACTCTCCGTTTAATCGGAGGCCACATAAGAATCCCTTCGCCTTCTGCACCGTCGTGCCGTTATCACTTGCCATCACTCAAGACACTGGAATTGTCTAATGTCGAAATCTCTGTTGGTATCTTGGAGGAGATTCTCTCTCACTGCACTGCTCTTGAGACTCTTATTCTTGGCTATGTCCGTCAAACCCTCGTGAAGGTCCAATTGAGTATTTGTTGTCCTTCTTTGAAGAGTTTGCACTTCCAATCTTTTTATGGTGACGATCTTAGATTGCTTGTTATAGACACACCATCTCTTAAACGTCTTGATATCCCAGTTGAGTTGTGGCTTCACGAGATCCGTGTTCGCAACTTGCACAATGTGGAGGAAGCCCGTATCAACATTACTAAGCAATCCTTTGTGCTCGAGTTTCTTGTGGAGCTTTGCAGGATAAGGATTTTGGAGCTGGGTTCATCAGTGTTTGATTGTTTGCCTGAGGTTCCTCCGCATCGTATTCCAGAGTTTACCTGTTTACATACGCTAGAGCTTACTGTTATGTGGTGTTTGGACACCAGATACATAATGAATATGCTTCAGAAATGTCCCATGCTTAAacttcttgctattgtttttagCATTAGTCTTCCTATAATG GATCCAGATCCGTCACCAAAATGGGAACACCCAGTGAAGGTTCCTACTTGTCTTGCATCGCATCTGCAAGTGATTAAAATCAAGAGATATTTTGAATCCAGAGATGATAGAGATTTTTTTGCCTATGTTCTTCAACATGGACTTGTTTTGGAGTCACTTGATCTTCAGGTGGATCATACGAGATCTAAAAGATTTCCAGAAGAATTATCCCTTTTGCCAAGGAGCTCCAAGGCGTGCCAAATTAACTTTTGCTGGATATCCTACTAA